A part of Ignavibacteria bacterium genomic DNA contains:
- a CDS encoding DNA cytosine methyltransferase: EQEQALEFVRWLMALPIEKIAIENPVSIISSRIRKADQYIHPWQFGHGEVKKTGLWLKNLPLLVPTNIVEGREARVWKMPPGVDRWKERSRTFQGIANAMAEQWS, encoded by the coding sequence AAGAGCAAGAACAGGCTTTAGAGTTTGTTAGGTGGTTAATGGCTTTACCTATTGAAAAAATCGCAATAGAAAATCCTGTTTCGATTATTTCTAGCCGGATTAGAAAAGCTGACCAGTATATTCATCCTTGGCAATTTGGACATGGAGAAGTTAAAAAGACAGGTTTGTGGTTAAAGAATTTACCGTTATTAGTTCCAACCAATATTGTTGAAGGCCGTGAAGCTAGAGTGTGGAAAATGCCTCCTGGTGTTGATCGTTGGAAAGAGCGGTCAAGAACTTTTCAAGGTATTGCAAATGCTATGGCTGAACAATGGTCTTAG